Proteins encoded by one window of Hafnia alvei:
- a CDS encoding CsbD family protein: protein MNKDQASGNWKQFKGTVKEKWGKLTDDDLTVIEGKRDQLVGKIQERYGYQKEAAEKEVKAWEDHNKYRW from the coding sequence ATGAATAAAGATCAAGCGAGCGGTAACTGGAAGCAGTTTAAAGGCACAGTGAAAGAAAAATGGGGCAAGTTAACCGACGATGATCTTACCGTAATCGAAGGGAAACGCGATCAGCTGGTAGGTAAAATCCAGGAACGCTACGGCTATCAGAAAGAAGCCGCTGAAAAAGAAGTTAAAGCGTGGGAAGATCATAATAAATATCGTTGGTGA